TTTTGAGGTGAAATGGTGTCTGACAAGGGGCTTGACTATAAAAACAGCGGTGTTGATATCGATGAAGGGAACAGGTTTGTTTCTGTTATCAAAAAAACCGTAGAATCGACTTATAATAAAAACGTAATGGGAAGTATCGGCGGTTTCGCCGGCTTTTTTGATATATCGGCAGCAAAAGATATGGCGCACCCTGTACTTGTTTCCGGTACAGACGGTGTAGGTACAAAGCTGAAAGTGGCGATAGATTCTGACATATTGAACACAGTAGGGGTAGACCTCGTTGCAATGTGTGTTAACGACATCATAGTCACAGGTGCAAAACCGCTCTTTTTCCTGGACTACATGGCGACAGGTAAGCTCAGTTCTGAAAAGATGGCGCAGGTTGTTGAAGGCATTGCAGAAGGCTGCCGTCAGGCCGGCTCACCACTTGTGGGCGGAGAGACAGCAGAAATGCCGGGGATGTACTCAGGCGAAGATTTCGACCTCGCAGGTTTCGCTGTGGGAATACTGGATAAACCGAAGGCCGTAACAGGTGAACGGATAAGCAAAGGAGACGTACTTGTGGGGCTGCCGTCCAGCG
This window of the Denitrovibrio acetiphilus DSM 12809 genome carries:
- the purM gene encoding phosphoribosylformylglycinamidine cyclo-ligase, with protein sequence MVSDKGLDYKNSGVDIDEGNRFVSVIKKTVESTYNKNVMGSIGGFAGFFDISAAKDMAHPVLVSGTDGVGTKLKVAIDSDILNTVGVDLVAMCVNDIIVTGAKPLFFLDYMATGKLSSEKMAQVVEGIAEGCRQAGSPLVGGETAEMPGMYSGEDFDLAGFAVGILDKPKAVTGERISKGDVLVGLPSSGLHSNGYSLARKLFFEKLSMKPDDILYDDVMLKHALLEPTRIYVQQVLSVIEKGIDVKGMVHITGGGFYDNIPRILPEGAGVKINPDAFPTPGIYKFILEKSGIEEKELYRVFNMGIGYIMVLEHSEAEKCMSLIDDACVIGNVTDTGIVEIEGIN